A single window of Helicobacter pylori DNA harbors:
- a CDS encoding glucokinase yields MPKTETYPRLLADIGGTNARFGLEVAPRQIECVEVLRCEDFESLSDAVRFYLSKCKESLKLHPIYGSFAVATPIMGDFVQMTNNHWTFSIETTRQCLNLKKLLVINDFVAQAYAISAMQENDLAQIGGIKCEINAPKAILGPGTGLGVSTLIQNSDGSLKVLPGEGGHVSFAPFDDLEILVWQYARSKFNHVSAERFLSGSGLVLIYEALSKRKGLEKVAKLSKAELTPQIISERALNGDYPICRLTLDTFCSMLGTLAADVALTLGARGGVYLCGGIIPRFIDYFKTSPFRVRFETKGRMGAFLASIPVHVVMKKTPGLDGAGIALENYLLHDKI; encoded by the coding sequence ATGCCAAAAACTGAAACTTACCCAAGACTATTAGCCGATATTGGTGGCACGAACGCGCGCTTTGGTTTGGAAGTCGCCCCACGACAGATTGAATGCGTTGAAGTCTTGAGATGCGAAGATTTTGAGAGCTTGAGCGATGCGGTGCGGTTTTACCTTTCTAAATGCAAAGAAAGCCTTAAACTGCACCCTATTTATGGCTCTTTTGCTGTGGCTACGCCCATTATGGGGGATTTTGTCCAAATGACTAACAACCATTGGACTTTTTCTATTGAAACGACACGGCAATGTTTGAATTTAAAAAAACTGCTTGTCATCAATGATTTTGTCGCGCAAGCCTATGCCATTAGCGCGATGCAAGAAAACGATCTGGCTCAAATAGGCGGGATTAAGTGCGAGATCAACGCCCCTAAAGCGATTTTAGGGCCAGGAACCGGGCTTGGGGTAAGCACTCTTATCCAAAACAGCGATGGCTCTTTGAAAGTCTTGCCCGGCGAAGGGGGGCATGTGAGCTTTGCCCCTTTTGATGATTTAGAAATTTTAGTGTGGCAATACGCCCGCTCTAAATTCAACCATGTGAGCGCGGAAAGGTTTTTGAGTGGGAGCGGTTTGGTGTTAATTTATGAAGCCCTGTCTAAACGCAAAGGCTTAGAAAAAGTGGCGAAGTTAAGCAAGGCTGAATTAACCCCACAAATCATTAGCGAACGCGCTTTGAACGGGGATTACCCCATATGCCGATTGACCTTGGACACTTTTTGCTCCATGCTAGGCACGCTCGCTGCTGATGTGGCTCTCACTTTGGGGGCTAGAGGTGGGGTGTATTTGTGTGGGGGGATTATCCCACGATTCATTGATTATTTTAAAACTTCGCCCTTTAGGGTGCGCTTTGAAACGAAAGGGCGCATGGGAGCGTTTCTCGCTTCTATCCCTGTGCATGTCGTGATGAAAAAAACTCCAGGACTTGATGGGGCGGGCATTGCGTTAGAGAATTATTTACTGCATGATAAGATATAG